The Oryzias latipes chromosome 16, ASM223467v1 genome includes a region encoding these proteins:
- the LOC105355990 gene encoding uncharacterized serine-rich protein C215.13-like has translation MAVINLMRGTGFLYLLLLGLLLPPSLVSGQNSTVTPMTWSQSTSATQLSSSSSTGATVQSSSVTTSATSQNTAMSESSSMYASSSASTATGGSTNTNGTSVKNSSSDMLYCPSFTCSYSECYAKYSSENATSCSSEYNCQLLRTAYMQYNVSCSSSCAMSCVNSSDTNCSEKCCNSTGCLNDTFASMMPATTASTKTTTRAPQPTAAPTMTTTNNGNKCEMGTCTGETCYLSFKNKNFETCPTSKPNCQLKKETVNSAVQWTAGCANCTGSAACTASTQPPCYLECCIASKTSCLMLNGTLNVPSFAIRGPHTQLITYLLCMTSSAALFFIL, from the exons ATGGCTGTGATTAATTTAATGAGGGGTACAG GTTTTCTCTACTTGCTTCTACTGGGACTCCTTCTGCCTCCATCCCTAGTATCTGGACAGAACTCCACTGTGACACCCATGACTTGGTCCCAAAGTACCTCTGCAACCCAACTCTCTTCCAGCTCCAGCACTGGAGCTACCGTCCAATCATCTTCTGTTACCACATCAGCGACTTCACAAAACACAGCCATGTCTGAAAGTTCCTCAATGTACGCCAGCAGTTCTGCTTCTACTGCCACTGGAG gtAGCACAAACACAAATGGGACTTCTGTGAAGAATTCTTCATCAGACATG CTATATTGCCCCTCATTCACCTGCTCTTACTCGGAATGCTACGCAAAGTACTCCAGTGAGAACGCCACTTCATGCTCTTCTGAGTACAACTGCCAG cTATTGAGGACAGCATACATGCAGTACAATGTCAGCTGCAGCTCTTCTTGTGCAATGAGCTGTGTCAACAGCTCTGACACCAACTGCTCTGAGAAATGCTGCAATTCCACCGGATGTCTCAATGACACTTTTGCATCCATGATGCCAGCAACCACAG cAAGCACTAAAACAACTACAAGAGCACCTCAACCCACCGCTGCGCCTACCATGACAACAACGAACAAT GGAAACAAGTGTGAAATGGGAACATGTACAGGAGAAACCTGCTACTTAAGttttaagaacaaaaacttTGAAACATGCCCCACATCAAAGCCCAACTGTCAG TTGAAAAAGGAGACGGTGAATTCTGCAGTACAGTGGACGGCGGGTTGTGCAAACTGCACCGGCTCCGCTGCCTGCACGGCTTCCACACAGCCTCCATGTTATCTGGAGTGCTGCATTGCCTCCAAGACCTCCTGCCTTATGCTAAATGGCACTCTCAATGTCCCCTCCTTTGCTATAAGAGGCCCTCACACACAACTGATCACTTACTTACTCTGCATGACCTCCTCTGCTgcactgtttttcattttgtag
- the LOC105355991 gene encoding uncharacterized protein LOC105355991 isoform X1, which produces MTTHGSVFSHLTDAPQEKPSVSGACSNMTTGILWTACVWTYRGILCTCRFLWICPYNAVKFLPREKRITEDKSRQVKRHVVSENKMTAAIPGSPDRTNALHKRLNKTERDILSLKTRIACERASWERRFNDLQRQQEELRNQPPSQLVSGAGVSVKVGAYEDIGESRVDYGDSFDECSSVLHQRRKSTRSSRSDSYACALSGCQMTSSSALSSRSTSSLSSGSSVQSWRKSRGPHRVFLPHSPMDLQLGHRVRIMLPSGRISTGTVRFLGHLQGEADLHLGVELHASDAAQCDGCYKGQSYFECKSGYGAFVPFHKLLMAWE; this is translated from the exons ATGACCACACATGGAAGTGTTTTCTCCCATCTTACAGATGCCCCACAGGAAAAG CCCAGTGTAAGTGGAGCATGCTCCAATATGACAACAGGCATCCTATGGACTGCATGTGTTTGGACATACAGAGGAATACTCTGCACCTGCAGGTTTCTCTGG ATTTGTCCATACAATGCAGTTAAATTCTTACCAAGAGAAAAACGCATCACAGAGGACAAAAGCAGACAGGTGAAACGGCACGTGG tttctgaaaacaaaatgacagcAGCCATTCCTGGGAGCCCTGATCGTACAAATGCACTTCACAAAAGATTGAACAAGACAGAGAGAGACATTCTGTCACTCAAGACCAGGATTGCCTGTGAGAGAGCATCATGGGAAAGAAGATTTAATGATCTgcaaagacaacaggaagagcTACGTAATCAG CCTCCTTCCCAGCTTGTCTCTGGTGCTGGCGTGTCGGTGAAAGTGGGGGCTTATGAGGACATTGGAGAGTCAAGAGTGGACTATGGAGATTCATTTGATGAATGTTCAA GCGTTTTACACCAACGCAGAAAGTCAACAAGGTCATCAAGAAGTGACAGCTATGCCTGCGCACTGTCAGGCTGCcagatgacatcatcatcagcaCTAAGCTCCAGATCTACTTCCTCTTTATCATCAGGCTCCAG TGTGCAATCATGGAGAAAATCTCGAGGCCCTCATCGAGTTTTTCTTCCTCACTCCCCCATGGACCTGCAGCTCGGTCATCGGGTCAGGATCATGCTGCCATCTGGCAGGATCAGTACAGGAACAGTTCGCTTCCTGGGCCACCTGCAGGGGGAGGCAGACCTCCACCTTGGGGTAGAGCTGCATGCTTCTGATGCAGCTCAGTGTGATGGATGTTACAAGGGTCAGAGCTACTTTGAATG CAAATCTGGATATGGTGCCTTTGTGCCATTCCACAAACTACTGATGGCCTGGGAATAA
- the LOC105355991 gene encoding uncharacterized protein LOC105355991 isoform X2: protein MTTHGSVFSHLTDAPQEKPSVSGACSNMTTGILWTACVWTYRGILCTCRFLWICPYNAVKFLPREKRITEDKSRQVKRHVVSENKMTAAIPGSPDRTNALHKRLNKTERDILSLKTRIACERASWERRFNDLQRQQEELRNQLVSGAGVSVKVGAYEDIGESRVDYGDSFDECSSVLHQRRKSTRSSRSDSYACALSGCQMTSSSALSSRSTSSLSSGSSVQSWRKSRGPHRVFLPHSPMDLQLGHRVRIMLPSGRISTGTVRFLGHLQGEADLHLGVELHASDAAQCDGCYKGQSYFECKSGYGAFVPFHKLLMAWE, encoded by the exons ATGACCACACATGGAAGTGTTTTCTCCCATCTTACAGATGCCCCACAGGAAAAG CCCAGTGTAAGTGGAGCATGCTCCAATATGACAACAGGCATCCTATGGACTGCATGTGTTTGGACATACAGAGGAATACTCTGCACCTGCAGGTTTCTCTGG ATTTGTCCATACAATGCAGTTAAATTCTTACCAAGAGAAAAACGCATCACAGAGGACAAAAGCAGACAGGTGAAACGGCACGTGG tttctgaaaacaaaatgacagcAGCCATTCCTGGGAGCCCTGATCGTACAAATGCACTTCACAAAAGATTGAACAAGACAGAGAGAGACATTCTGTCACTCAAGACCAGGATTGCCTGTGAGAGAGCATCATGGGAAAGAAGATTTAATGATCTgcaaagacaacaggaagagcTACGTAATCAG CTTGTCTCTGGTGCTGGCGTGTCGGTGAAAGTGGGGGCTTATGAGGACATTGGAGAGTCAAGAGTGGACTATGGAGATTCATTTGATGAATGTTCAA GCGTTTTACACCAACGCAGAAAGTCAACAAGGTCATCAAGAAGTGACAGCTATGCCTGCGCACTGTCAGGCTGCcagatgacatcatcatcagcaCTAAGCTCCAGATCTACTTCCTCTTTATCATCAGGCTCCAG TGTGCAATCATGGAGAAAATCTCGAGGCCCTCATCGAGTTTTTCTTCCTCACTCCCCCATGGACCTGCAGCTCGGTCATCGGGTCAGGATCATGCTGCCATCTGGCAGGATCAGTACAGGAACAGTTCGCTTCCTGGGCCACCTGCAGGGGGAGGCAGACCTCCACCTTGGGGTAGAGCTGCATGCTTCTGATGCAGCTCAGTGTGATGGATGTTACAAGGGTCAGAGCTACTTTGAATG CAAATCTGGATATGGTGCCTTTGTGCCATTCCACAAACTACTGATGGCCTGGGAATAA
- the LOC101170545 gene encoding ribonuclease ZC3H12A isoform X2, with the protein MKTKSETQQTLPTSSSPSEQQPEADSEELQFRVDFFRKLGYPSTAVKAALRKLGLNTDTNAVLGELVRTSAGSAPCGSDNGTKSSKDPLLPPTWTMTTQQGDQKSADTELRPIIIDGSNVAMSHGNKEVFSCRGIQLAVNFFLDRGHSVITVFVPSWRKEQPRSDTPITGQHILTELEKQKIVVFTPSRRVGGKRVVCYDDRFIVKLAHESGGVIVSNDTYRDLQGERPEWKKCIEERLLMYSFVNDKFMPPDDPLGRHGPSLSNFLRLKPLPVEQKRQFCPYDKKCTYGIKCKFYHPERANQSHLSLADELREKAQISAETEERSARLSPRQPQLDHNPAQKNCPHPQDKQLPRERQSASLPGLVSENKLLYWENPKKHPNHSGSSATGGQCQREWPGQHLAQNHYYANMSHECLDSGFNSFDSYSSDVSHSYSSSHQNRAHSQNAFSGPQHPSAFLEKTKTNQSCRSCSHTQQQNRNMDYKGQAFNKTYSPNMFPSNMLQQHSLPSHLNYSGTPHLQHNYWSDPFQGTSIIRTVSSLPSEVHSSHSHNSCHQYQPWGQQPPSASFDPERSELRIKLQAIFNPNQVDEVMLMFPNLTDPEKLAEKILNLKAQRKFF; encoded by the exons ATGAAGACAAAGAGCGAGACACAGCAG ACACTTCCTACTTCAAGTTCACCATCAGAACAACAACCAGAGGCCGACAGTGAGGAGCTCCAGTTCAGAGTTGACTTCTTCAGGAAGCTGGGTTATCCCTCCACAGCGGTGAAGGCTGCTTTGAGAAAGCTTGGCCTCAACACAGACACGAACGCCGTTTTAGGGGAGCTGGTCAGGACCAGTGCCGGCTCTGCACCCTGTGGTTCTGACAACGGTACCAAGAGCTCCAAAGACCCTCTACTGCCTCCAACGTGGACAATGACAACCCAGCAAGGAGACCAGAAGAGTGCGGACACAGAGCTGAGGCCCATCATCATAGATGGCAGCAATGTAGCTATGAG tCATGGAAACAAGGAAGTGTTCTCATGTCGGGGCATTCAGTTAGCGGTGAACTTCTTCCTGGACAGAGGTCACAGTGTGATTACAGTGTTTGTTCCCTCCTGGCGGAAAGAGCAGCCCAGAAGTGATACCCCCATAACAG GACAGCACATCCTGACAGagcttgaaaaacaaaagatcgTGGTCTTCACTCCCTCGCGGCGCGTTGGGGGCAAACGCGTGgtctgctatgatgaccgtttCATCGTCAAGCTGGCACACGAGTCTGGCGGAGTGATCGTGTCCAACGATACCTACCGTGATCTCCAAGGAGAAAGACCTGAGTGGAAGAAATGCATCGAAGAGAGGCTCCTCATGTACTCATTTGTAAATGACAA ATTTATGCCTCCAGATGACCCTCTGGGTCGACATGGCCCCAGCCTTAGCAACTTCCTTCGATTAAAGCCACTGCCAGTGGAGCAGAAAAGACAATTTTGTCCATATG ACAAAAAGTGCACTTATGGCATCAAATGTAAGTTCTACCATCCTGAGAGGGCAAACCAATCCCATCTGTCACTGGCTGATGAACTGAGAGAGAAAGCCCAGATTTCTGCTGAGACAGAGGAAAGATCTGCAAGATTATCCCCCAGACAGCCTCAACTCGATCACAACCCTGCTCAGAAAAACTGTCCCCACCCTCAAGACAAACAGCTCCCTAGAGAGCGGCAGAGTGCCTCACTTCCAGGTCTGGTTAGTGAAAATAAACTGCTTTATTGGGAGAATCCTAAGAAACATCCAAACCATAGTGGGTCTTCTGCCACGGGGGGCCAGTGTCAGAGAGAGTGGCCTGGGCAACACTTGGCTCAGAATCACTACTACGCTAACATGTCACACGAGTGTTTGGATTCTGGCTTCAACTCTTTTGACAGCTACAGTTCAGATGTTTCACATTCTTACAGCAGCTCCCATCAAAACAGAGCCCATAGTCAAAACGCCTTTTCAGGACCCCAGCATCCGTCtgcttttttagaaaaaactaaGACTAACCAGTCCTGCAGGAGCTGTTCCCACACCCagcaacaaaacagaaacatggaCTACAAGGGTCAAGCCTTTAATAAGACCTACTCTCCAAATATGTTCCCAAGCAACATGCTTCAACAGCACAGCCTCCCCAGTCACTTAAATTACAGCGGCACACCTCACCTGCAGCATAACTATTGGTCAGATCCCTTCCAGGGGACGTCCATAATCCGAACAGTGAGCAGCCTCCCTTCAGAGGTCCATTCCTCACATTCCCATAATTCCTGCCATCAGTACCAACCCTGGGGACAGCAACCACCTTCTGCCTCCTTTGACCCAGAAAGATCCGAACTTCGCATAAAACTGCAAGCCATCTTCAACCCAAACCAGGTGGATGAGGTCATGTTGATGTTCCCAAATCTGACGGATCCAGAAAAACTTGCTGAAAAGATACTTAACCTTAAGGCTCAAAGGAaatttttctga
- the LOC101170545 gene encoding ribonuclease ZC3H12A isoform X1 has protein sequence MSEAVTCPVIMDQTLPTSSSPSEQQPEADSEELQFRVDFFRKLGYPSTAVKAALRKLGLNTDTNAVLGELVRTSAGSAPCGSDNGTKSSKDPLLPPTWTMTTQQGDQKSADTELRPIIIDGSNVAMSHGNKEVFSCRGIQLAVNFFLDRGHSVITVFVPSWRKEQPRSDTPITGQHILTELEKQKIVVFTPSRRVGGKRVVCYDDRFIVKLAHESGGVIVSNDTYRDLQGERPEWKKCIEERLLMYSFVNDKFMPPDDPLGRHGPSLSNFLRLKPLPVEQKRQFCPYDKKCTYGIKCKFYHPERANQSHLSLADELREKAQISAETEERSARLSPRQPQLDHNPAQKNCPHPQDKQLPRERQSASLPGLVSENKLLYWENPKKHPNHSGSSATGGQCQREWPGQHLAQNHYYANMSHECLDSGFNSFDSYSSDVSHSYSSSHQNRAHSQNAFSGPQHPSAFLEKTKTNQSCRSCSHTQQQNRNMDYKGQAFNKTYSPNMFPSNMLQQHSLPSHLNYSGTPHLQHNYWSDPFQGTSIIRTVSSLPSEVHSSHSHNSCHQYQPWGQQPPSASFDPERSELRIKLQAIFNPNQVDEVMLMFPNLTDPEKLAEKILNLKAQRKFF, from the exons ATGTCTGAAGCTGTCACCTGTCCTGTCATAATGGACCAGACACTTCCTACTTCAAGTTCACCATCAGAACAACAACCAGAGGCCGACAGTGAGGAGCTCCAGTTCAGAGTTGACTTCTTCAGGAAGCTGGGTTATCCCTCCACAGCGGTGAAGGCTGCTTTGAGAAAGCTTGGCCTCAACACAGACACGAACGCCGTTTTAGGGGAGCTGGTCAGGACCAGTGCCGGCTCTGCACCCTGTGGTTCTGACAACGGTACCAAGAGCTCCAAAGACCCTCTACTGCCTCCAACGTGGACAATGACAACCCAGCAAGGAGACCAGAAGAGTGCGGACACAGAGCTGAGGCCCATCATCATAGATGGCAGCAATGTAGCTATGAG tCATGGAAACAAGGAAGTGTTCTCATGTCGGGGCATTCAGTTAGCGGTGAACTTCTTCCTGGACAGAGGTCACAGTGTGATTACAGTGTTTGTTCCCTCCTGGCGGAAAGAGCAGCCCAGAAGTGATACCCCCATAACAG GACAGCACATCCTGACAGagcttgaaaaacaaaagatcgTGGTCTTCACTCCCTCGCGGCGCGTTGGGGGCAAACGCGTGgtctgctatgatgaccgtttCATCGTCAAGCTGGCACACGAGTCTGGCGGAGTGATCGTGTCCAACGATACCTACCGTGATCTCCAAGGAGAAAGACCTGAGTGGAAGAAATGCATCGAAGAGAGGCTCCTCATGTACTCATTTGTAAATGACAA ATTTATGCCTCCAGATGACCCTCTGGGTCGACATGGCCCCAGCCTTAGCAACTTCCTTCGATTAAAGCCACTGCCAGTGGAGCAGAAAAGACAATTTTGTCCATATG ACAAAAAGTGCACTTATGGCATCAAATGTAAGTTCTACCATCCTGAGAGGGCAAACCAATCCCATCTGTCACTGGCTGATGAACTGAGAGAGAAAGCCCAGATTTCTGCTGAGACAGAGGAAAGATCTGCAAGATTATCCCCCAGACAGCCTCAACTCGATCACAACCCTGCTCAGAAAAACTGTCCCCACCCTCAAGACAAACAGCTCCCTAGAGAGCGGCAGAGTGCCTCACTTCCAGGTCTGGTTAGTGAAAATAAACTGCTTTATTGGGAGAATCCTAAGAAACATCCAAACCATAGTGGGTCTTCTGCCACGGGGGGCCAGTGTCAGAGAGAGTGGCCTGGGCAACACTTGGCTCAGAATCACTACTACGCTAACATGTCACACGAGTGTTTGGATTCTGGCTTCAACTCTTTTGACAGCTACAGTTCAGATGTTTCACATTCTTACAGCAGCTCCCATCAAAACAGAGCCCATAGTCAAAACGCCTTTTCAGGACCCCAGCATCCGTCtgcttttttagaaaaaactaaGACTAACCAGTCCTGCAGGAGCTGTTCCCACACCCagcaacaaaacagaaacatggaCTACAAGGGTCAAGCCTTTAATAAGACCTACTCTCCAAATATGTTCCCAAGCAACATGCTTCAACAGCACAGCCTCCCCAGTCACTTAAATTACAGCGGCACACCTCACCTGCAGCATAACTATTGGTCAGATCCCTTCCAGGGGACGTCCATAATCCGAACAGTGAGCAGCCTCCCTTCAGAGGTCCATTCCTCACATTCCCATAATTCCTGCCATCAGTACCAACCCTGGGGACAGCAACCACCTTCTGCCTCCTTTGACCCAGAAAGATCCGAACTTCGCATAAAACTGCAAGCCATCTTCAACCCAAACCAGGTGGATGAGGTCATGTTGATGTTCCCAAATCTGACGGATCCAGAAAAACTTGCTGAAAAGATACTTAACCTTAAGGCTCAAAGGAaatttttctga